A single window of Microplitis demolitor isolate Queensland-Clemson2020A chromosome 7, iyMicDemo2.1a, whole genome shotgun sequence DNA harbors:
- the LOC103569422 gene encoding mucolipin-3 isoform X1 gives MAESKVIKNESVILEDPARGSNSLRTQLWARTSESGDEDCPLSNDSTSRSNPSNQPRYDAIAYAEDKMRRKLRFFFMNPIEKWQARRRFPYKFIVQVIKIILVTIQLCLFAHNNYNHVNYAWDNRITFSHLFLRGWDATQEVPEYPPATGPLALYKQDEFYETIDYALNGYYNLSNAIGSYSYTAEDNSLGPVMLCLYQYKEGIIFGFNESYIFNNEIDRTCINVNHTFSDSSNPTINSKKLLTDRDIKINFSALVKAHLKFAVKTVNLKAAGPITPPDCYQFDIKIILDNSDFDGQMLLSLDVEPKRLLCKGDTQYITDNQLDSALRTILNLFVILICGISLILCSRAIYRAQLLKFETIRFFKKTYGTNLSLEGRLEFLNMWYIMIIINDLLIIMGSAIKEQIERKYYGSDHWNICSIFLGTGNLLVWFGVLRYLGFFKTYNVVILTLKKAAPKVVRFSICAILIYAGFTFCGWLILGPYHIKFRSLATTSECLFALINGDDMFATFSIASFKSPILWWYSRMYLYTFISLYIYVVLSLFISIIMDAYDTIKLYYRDGFPKNDLQAFVSVCTDEASSGVFRQESEEPTWKELVERMCCCRKRPYGSIQEGSSESSTSKCDEICGNFVCI, from the exons ATGGCTGAGAGCAAAGTCATCAAGAACGAGAGTGTTATTTTGGAGGATCCCGCACGTGGTAGCAATTCACTGAGAACTCAACTCTGGGCCAGGACATCCGAGAGCGGCGACGAGGATTGTCCCCTCAGCAATGACAGCACCAG CAGGAGTAACCCGAGTAATCAACCGCGATACGACGCTATAGCTTACGCAGAAGATAAAATGCGTAgaaaattgagattttttttcatgaatccTATTGAAAAATGGCAGGCTCGTAGAAGATTcccatataaatttatcgtacaagtgattaaaataattctagtCACTATACAGCTGTGTTTGTTTGCtcacaataattacaatcacgTAAATTATGCGTGGGATAATAGAATAACATTTTCGCATCTGTTTCTACGTGGATGGGATGCCACGcaagag GTACCGGAGTACCCACCGGCAACAGGTCCTCTGGCTCTGTACAAGCAAGACGAATTTTACGAGACAATAGATTACGCTTTGAACGGCTATTACAATTTGAGTAACGCGATTGGCTCATACTCGTACACAGCCGAAGATAACTCACTGGGACCGGTAATGCTGTGTCTGTACCAGTACAAAGAAGGCATTATATTCGGCTTCAACGAGAGCTACATCTTCAACAACGAGATAGACCGGACGTGTATAAACGTCAATCACACATTCTCGGACAGCAGCAACCCGACAATAAACTCGAAAAAGTTACTGACGGAcagagatataaaaataaatttttcggcGTTGGTTAAAGCTCACCTGAAGTTTGCCGTAAAAACGGTTAACTTGAAAGCCGCGGGTCCGATAACGCCACCGGACTGCTATCAGtttgacataaaaataatactggaCAACAGTGACTTTGATGGTCAAATGTTACTGTCACTGGACGTCGAGCCCAAAAGATTGCTTTGCAAAGGTGACACCCAGTACATTACTGATAATCAGTTAGACTCAGCACTGAGAACTATTCTTAATCTCTTTGTGATTCTTATCTGCGGAATCTCCCTAATTTTATGCTCGCGTGCTATCTATCGCGCTCAGttacttaaatttgaaacGATAAGATTCTTCAAGAAAACCTACGGCACTAACTTGAGTCTCGAAGGTCGTCTAGAGTTTTTAAACATGTGGTACATCATGATTATAATAAACGACCTACTGATAATAATGGGCTCGGCTATCAAGGAGCAGATTGAGCGCAAGTATTACGGAAGTGATCACTGGAACATATGCAGCATTTTTCTGGGCACTGGAAATTTACTCGTCTGGTTCGGAGTTCTGCGATACCTCGGATTCTTCAAGACATACAATGTCGTGATACTGACACTGAAGAAAGCCGCGCCAAAGGTCGTCAGATTTTCAATCTGCGCGATACTAATTTACGCGGGATTCACGTTCTGCGGATGGCTTATACTCGGGCCTTATCACATTAAATTCCGTTCACTTGCCACAACCTCAGAGTGTCTGTTTGCGCTCATCAATGGAGACGACATGTTTGCAACCTTCTCAATAGCCTCATTCAAGTCCCCAATCCTCTGGTGGTACTCGCGCATGTATTTGTACACATTTATATCTCTGTATATTTACGTTGTTCTGagtctttttatttcaataattatggACGCCTATGACACGATAAAACTTTACTATCGGGATGGGTTTCCTAAGAATGATCTCCAGGCATTTGTGTCGGTTTGCACCGACGAGGCGTCGAGTGGTGTTTTTAGACAGGAGTCAGAAGAACCCACTTGGAAAGAGTTGGTCGAGAGAATGTGCTGTTGTCGGAAAAGACCCTACGGGTCTATTCAAGAGGGATCTAGTGAATCATCGACATCCAAGTGCGATGAGATTTGTGGGAATTTTGTCTGTATATAA
- the LOC103569422 gene encoding mucolipin-3 isoform X2 has product MAESKVIKNESVILEDPARGSNSLRTQLWARTSESGDEDCPLSNDSTRSNPSNQPRYDAIAYAEDKMRRKLRFFFMNPIEKWQARRRFPYKFIVQVIKIILVTIQLCLFAHNNYNHVNYAWDNRITFSHLFLRGWDATQEVPEYPPATGPLALYKQDEFYETIDYALNGYYNLSNAIGSYSYTAEDNSLGPVMLCLYQYKEGIIFGFNESYIFNNEIDRTCINVNHTFSDSSNPTINSKKLLTDRDIKINFSALVKAHLKFAVKTVNLKAAGPITPPDCYQFDIKIILDNSDFDGQMLLSLDVEPKRLLCKGDTQYITDNQLDSALRTILNLFVILICGISLILCSRAIYRAQLLKFETIRFFKKTYGTNLSLEGRLEFLNMWYIMIIINDLLIIMGSAIKEQIERKYYGSDHWNICSIFLGTGNLLVWFGVLRYLGFFKTYNVVILTLKKAAPKVVRFSICAILIYAGFTFCGWLILGPYHIKFRSLATTSECLFALINGDDMFATFSIASFKSPILWWYSRMYLYTFISLYIYVVLSLFISIIMDAYDTIKLYYRDGFPKNDLQAFVSVCTDEASSGVFRQESEEPTWKELVERMCCCRKRPYGSIQEGSSESSTSKCDEICGNFVCI; this is encoded by the exons ATGGCTGAGAGCAAAGTCATCAAGAACGAGAGTGTTATTTTGGAGGATCCCGCACGTGGTAGCAATTCACTGAGAACTCAACTCTGGGCCAGGACATCCGAGAGCGGCGACGAGGATTGTCCCCTCAGCAATGACAGCACCAG GAGTAACCCGAGTAATCAACCGCGATACGACGCTATAGCTTACGCAGAAGATAAAATGCGTAgaaaattgagattttttttcatgaatccTATTGAAAAATGGCAGGCTCGTAGAAGATTcccatataaatttatcgtacaagtgattaaaataattctagtCACTATACAGCTGTGTTTGTTTGCtcacaataattacaatcacgTAAATTATGCGTGGGATAATAGAATAACATTTTCGCATCTGTTTCTACGTGGATGGGATGCCACGcaagag GTACCGGAGTACCCACCGGCAACAGGTCCTCTGGCTCTGTACAAGCAAGACGAATTTTACGAGACAATAGATTACGCTTTGAACGGCTATTACAATTTGAGTAACGCGATTGGCTCATACTCGTACACAGCCGAAGATAACTCACTGGGACCGGTAATGCTGTGTCTGTACCAGTACAAAGAAGGCATTATATTCGGCTTCAACGAGAGCTACATCTTCAACAACGAGATAGACCGGACGTGTATAAACGTCAATCACACATTCTCGGACAGCAGCAACCCGACAATAAACTCGAAAAAGTTACTGACGGAcagagatataaaaataaatttttcggcGTTGGTTAAAGCTCACCTGAAGTTTGCCGTAAAAACGGTTAACTTGAAAGCCGCGGGTCCGATAACGCCACCGGACTGCTATCAGtttgacataaaaataatactggaCAACAGTGACTTTGATGGTCAAATGTTACTGTCACTGGACGTCGAGCCCAAAAGATTGCTTTGCAAAGGTGACACCCAGTACATTACTGATAATCAGTTAGACTCAGCACTGAGAACTATTCTTAATCTCTTTGTGATTCTTATCTGCGGAATCTCCCTAATTTTATGCTCGCGTGCTATCTATCGCGCTCAGttacttaaatttgaaacGATAAGATTCTTCAAGAAAACCTACGGCACTAACTTGAGTCTCGAAGGTCGTCTAGAGTTTTTAAACATGTGGTACATCATGATTATAATAAACGACCTACTGATAATAATGGGCTCGGCTATCAAGGAGCAGATTGAGCGCAAGTATTACGGAAGTGATCACTGGAACATATGCAGCATTTTTCTGGGCACTGGAAATTTACTCGTCTGGTTCGGAGTTCTGCGATACCTCGGATTCTTCAAGACATACAATGTCGTGATACTGACACTGAAGAAAGCCGCGCCAAAGGTCGTCAGATTTTCAATCTGCGCGATACTAATTTACGCGGGATTCACGTTCTGCGGATGGCTTATACTCGGGCCTTATCACATTAAATTCCGTTCACTTGCCACAACCTCAGAGTGTCTGTTTGCGCTCATCAATGGAGACGACATGTTTGCAACCTTCTCAATAGCCTCATTCAAGTCCCCAATCCTCTGGTGGTACTCGCGCATGTATTTGTACACATTTATATCTCTGTATATTTACGTTGTTCTGagtctttttatttcaataattatggACGCCTATGACACGATAAAACTTTACTATCGGGATGGGTTTCCTAAGAATGATCTCCAGGCATTTGTGTCGGTTTGCACCGACGAGGCGTCGAGTGGTGTTTTTAGACAGGAGTCAGAAGAACCCACTTGGAAAGAGTTGGTCGAGAGAATGTGCTGTTGTCGGAAAAGACCCTACGGGTCTATTCAAGAGGGATCTAGTGAATCATCGACATCCAAGTGCGATGAGATTTGTGGGAATTTTGTCTGTATATAA